One genomic region from Rhinoraja longicauda isolate Sanriku21f chromosome 8, sRhiLon1.1, whole genome shotgun sequence encodes:
- the LOC144596388 gene encoding gamma-crystallin S-1-like, producing the protein MIVATLVECEFTKAKMGKIIFYEDRNFQGRHYECSTDCADLSSYFSRCNSIRVDSDWWVAYEKPNYMGYQYVLNRGEYPDYQRWMGFNDNIRSCRTYPHYRGSNYRMKIYERPEFGGQTMEFMDDCPSVYDRFRYRDIHSCQVTDGYWTFYEQPSYRGRQYFMRPGEYRRYNDWGGYNSTIGSFRRMRDF; encoded by the exons ATGATTGTGGCAACACTTGTAGAATGTGAGT TTACCAAGGCTAAAATGGGAAAG ATCATCTTCTACGAGGACAGGAACTTCCAGGGCCGGCACTATGAGTGCAGCACTGACTGTGCTGATCTGTCCTCTTACTTCAGCCGCTGTAACTCCATCCGTGTGGACAGTGACTGGTGGGTGGCGTACGAGAAACCCAACTACATGGGGTACCAGTATGTCCTGAACAGGGGGGAGTATCCTGACTACCAGCGCTGGATGGGATTCAACGACAACATCAGGTCCTGCCGTACCTACCCCCAC TACCGAGGGTCCAACTACAGGATGAAGATTTACGAGAGGCCTGAGTTTGGAGGACAGACGATGGAATTCATGGACGACTGTCCCTCCGTCTACGATCGTTTCCGTTACCGTGACATCCACTCCTGCCAAGTGACGGATGGTTACTGGACCTTCTATGAACAGCCCAGCTACAGAGGCCGACAGTACTTCATGAGACCCGGGGAGTACAGGAGATACAATGACTGGGGGGGCTACAACTCCACCATCGGGTCTTTCAGGCGCATGAGGGACTTCTAG
- the LOC144596389 gene encoding gamma-crystallin S-1-like — MTVCDSSPRRSRNSSNGTIMLKNQIPDLYSSLFQQKESYREDTLNLRWKMLKVNKTLGPHHILGTSLTRNPVNTTGSCHELSCHSISLLENRIIFYEDRNFQGRHYECSTDCADLSSYFSRCNSIRVDSDWWVAYEKPNYMGYQYVLNRGEYPDYQRWMGFNDNIRSCRTYPHNRGGNYRMKIYERPEFGGQTMEFMDDCPSVYDRFRYRDIHSCQVMDGYWTFYEQPNYRGRQYFMRPGEYRKYNDWGGYNSTIGSFRRMRDF, encoded by the exons ATGACGGTCTGTGATAGCAGCCCCAGAAGAAGTAGAAACAGCAGTAACGGAA CAATTATGCTGAAAAATCAGATCCCAGATTTGTACTCTTCATTATTTCAGCAAAAAGAAAGTTACAGGGAAGATACTTTAAATTTAAG ATGGAAAATGTTGAAAGTTAACAAGACTCTTGGTCCACACCACATCCTGGGGACATCACTGACCAGAAACCCCGTGAATACCACAG ggtcctgtCATGAACTTTCTTGTCATTCAATCTCTCTCTTGGAGAATCGA ATCATCTTCTACGAGGACAGGAACTTCCAGGGCCGGCACTATGAGTGCAGCACCGACTGTGCTGATCTGTCCTCTTACTTCAGCCGCTGTAACTCCATCCGTGTGGACAGTGACTGGTGGGTGGCGTACGAAAAACCCAACTACATGGGGTACCAGTATGTCCTGAACAGGGGGGAGTATCCTGACTACCAGCGCTGGATGGGATTCAACGACAACATCAGGTCCTGTCGCACCTACCCCCAC AACCGAGGGGGCAACTACAGGATGAAGATTTACGAGAGGCCTGAGTTTGGAGGACAGACGATGGAATTCATGGACGACTGTCCCTCCGTCTACGATCGTTTCCGTTACCGTGACATCCACTCCTGCCAAGTGATGGATGGTTACTGGACCTTCTATGAACAGCCCAACTACAGAGGCCGACAGTACTTCATGAGACCCGGGGAGTACAGGAAATACAATGACTGGGGTGGCTACAACTCCACCATCGGGTCTTTCAGGCGCATGAGGGACTTCTAG